In a single window of the Danio aesculapii chromosome 20, fDanAes4.1, whole genome shotgun sequence genome:
- the LOC130247560 gene encoding armadillo-like helical domain-containing protein 4 isoform X2, whose amino-acid sequence MFVAQILLLAVVCVSLRATPTPEPQLSSSSSSSSSDTPHSSISISTDEAERLNVSTHTLSTGDLLTSTAHPSSSSGDTTSTPESWTHQQHTESVSAVSSEDFGTDATMSSEDLPLIFEPFEDVTPAGASVSTSISPAEPTEAEHTASDSQRSTSDPPDTTLGDDVTLSSITHQNLSVVQLPASKPKSASEYQESREEPDEDEEDEELDSEEEEESEEDLSESTITPHTRPPYSLIPPPPVWVQRNQGLVRSWVELIREKAGYVSGMLAPVGIGIAGALLLVGALYSIRLIHRKRRESFKHQRRKPPREVQSGPDNTMLLADSSEDEF is encoded by the exons ATGTTCGTGGCTCAGATACTCCTGCTGGCGGTGGTGTGTGTGTCGCTCCGCGCTACTCCGACTCCCGAACCCCAGctctcttcatcatcatcatcatcatcatcagacaCTCCTCACTCCAGCATCAGCATCAGCACAGATGAAGCCGAGCGTCTGAACGTGTCGACACACACACTGAGCACTGGAGATCTGCTGACCAGCACTGCACACCCCAGCAGCAGCAGCGGAGACACCACCAGCACACCTGAGAGCTGGACCCACCAGCAGCACACAG AGTCAGTGAGCGCCGTGTCCTCTGAGGATTTCGGCACTGATGCCACCATGTCCTCTGAGGATCTTCCATTGATTTTTGAGCCGTTCGAGGATGTGACGCCGGCCGGTGCGTCTGTCAGCACATCCATAAGCCCAGCAGAGCCCACAGAAGCTGAACACACTGCATCTGACAGCCAGAGATCCACATCGGACCCGCCCGACACAACACTGG GCGATGATGTCACACTGAGCTCAATTACCCATCAGAACCTGTCAGTGGTTCAGTTACCAGCATCGAAACCAAAGTCCGCCAGCGAGTATCAGGAGTCCAGAG AAGAGCctgatgaagatgaggaggatGAGGAGCTGGActctgaggaggaggaggagagtgaAGAGGACCTGAGTGAAAGCACCATCACACCCCACACGCGTCCCCCATACAGCCTCATTCCTCCACCTCCAGTGTGGGTGCAGCGGAACCAGGGCCTGG TGCGGAGCTGGGTGGAGCTGATAAGAGAGAAG GCTGGTTATGTGTCAGGAATGCTGGCACCGGTGGGCATTGGCATCGCTGGAGCACTTCTGTTGGTTGGTGCACTCTACAGCATCAGACTGATCCACCGCAAGAGGAGAGAGAGCTTCAAACACCAGAGGAGGAAG CCGCCCAGAGAAGTGCAGAGCGGACCAGACAACACCATGCTGCTGGCGGACAGCTCAGAGGATGAGTTCTGA
- the LOC130247560 gene encoding armadillo-like helical domain-containing protein 4 isoform X1, whose amino-acid sequence MFVAQILLLAVVCVSLRATPTPEPQLSSSSSSSSSDTPHSSISISTDEAERLNVSTHTLSTGDLLTSTAHPSSSSGDTTSTPESWTHQQHTESVSAVSSEDFGTDATMSSEDLPLIFEPFEDVTPAGASVSTSISPAEPTEAEHTASDSQRSTSDPPDTTLAGDDVTLSSITHQNLSVVQLPASKPKSASEYQESREEPDEDEEDEELDSEEEEESEEDLSESTITPHTRPPYSLIPPPPVWVQRNQGLVRSWVELIREKAGYVSGMLAPVGIGIAGALLLVGALYSIRLIHRKRRESFKHQRRKPPREVQSGPDNTMLLADSSEDEF is encoded by the exons ATGTTCGTGGCTCAGATACTCCTGCTGGCGGTGGTGTGTGTGTCGCTCCGCGCTACTCCGACTCCCGAACCCCAGctctcttcatcatcatcatcatcatcatcagacaCTCCTCACTCCAGCATCAGCATCAGCACAGATGAAGCCGAGCGTCTGAACGTGTCGACACACACACTGAGCACTGGAGATCTGCTGACCAGCACTGCACACCCCAGCAGCAGCAGCGGAGACACCACCAGCACACCTGAGAGCTGGACCCACCAGCAGCACACAG AGTCAGTGAGCGCCGTGTCCTCTGAGGATTTCGGCACTGATGCCACCATGTCCTCTGAGGATCTTCCATTGATTTTTGAGCCGTTCGAGGATGTGACGCCGGCCGGTGCGTCTGTCAGCACATCCATAAGCCCAGCAGAGCCCACAGAAGCTGAACACACTGCATCTGACAGCCAGAGATCCACATCGGACCCGCCCGACACAACACTGG CAGGCGATGATGTCACACTGAGCTCAATTACCCATCAGAACCTGTCAGTGGTTCAGTTACCAGCATCGAAACCAAAGTCCGCCAGCGAGTATCAGGAGTCCAGAG AAGAGCctgatgaagatgaggaggatGAGGAGCTGGActctgaggaggaggaggagagtgaAGAGGACCTGAGTGAAAGCACCATCACACCCCACACGCGTCCCCCATACAGCCTCATTCCTCCACCTCCAGTGTGGGTGCAGCGGAACCAGGGCCTGG TGCGGAGCTGGGTGGAGCTGATAAGAGAGAAG GCTGGTTATGTGTCAGGAATGCTGGCACCGGTGGGCATTGGCATCGCTGGAGCACTTCTGTTGGTTGGTGCACTCTACAGCATCAGACTGATCCACCGCAAGAGGAGAGAGAGCTTCAAACACCAGAGGAGGAAG CCGCCCAGAGAAGTGCAGAGCGGACCAGACAACACCATGCTGCTGGCGGACAGCTCAGAGGATGAGTTCTGA